Proteins from a single region of Aureibacter tunicatorum:
- the clpB gene encoding ATP-dependent chaperone ClpB, with protein sequence MQFDNYTIKAQEAIQKAAQLAQAESQQSIENGHILSSILESEPTVVDYLIKGKNASSTQLREKVQEIVQGYPKVTGSSAQQVYLSSDANKTLIEAEKQMKALGDEFVTIEHLLLAMLKGSDKVSSMLKEQGFNEQDLIKSINELRGGKKVTDQNAESKYKSLERYSQNLNELAKAGKIDPVIGRDDEIRRVLQILSRRSKNNPMLVGEPGVGKTAIIEGMARRIVAGDVPENLKDKVIIALDMGLLVAGAKYKGEFEERLKAVIQEVKDSDGQIILFIDEIHTLVGAGSGGEGAMDAANLLKPALARGELRCIGATTLKEYQKYIEKDKALERRFQTVTVDEPSVEDAISILRGIKDKYELHHGIQIKDDAIIASVELSNRYISDRYLPDKAIDLMDEAASKLRIEIDSMPEELDELQRKIMQIEIEREAIRREKNKDKESQLNKVLAELNDKKNELYAKWKQEKDIIENIQKLKEDIDHYKLEAEQAERSGDYGKVAELRYGKIAKSEEELEKLKVESQELDKDRALLKEVVGSEDIAEVVAKWTGIPVSKMLASDKEKLLHLEEELGKRVAGQTEAITAVSDAVRRSRAGMQDPKRPIGSFLFMGTTGVGKTELAKALADYLFNDENAMVRIDMSEYQERHAVSRLVGAPPGYVGYDEGGQLTEAVRRKPYSVILLDEIEKAHPDVFNILLQVLDDGRLTDNKGRVANFKNTIIIMTTNMGASAIQTNFELLTDENEEEIVEKTKVEVLDLLKKQVRPEFLNRIDETIVFRPLSREDIRKIVGIQLEIVKTRLAENKVQIEFTDKALDFLADKGFDPQFGARPLKRVIQKLILNELSKEILSEKVKGNDVINVDVAENGEIMFSNLDIPS encoded by the coding sequence ATGCAATTTGACAATTATACAATAAAAGCACAAGAGGCGATTCAGAAAGCTGCTCAATTAGCGCAAGCTGAGAGCCAGCAATCTATTGAAAATGGTCATATACTTAGTTCAATATTAGAATCAGAACCAACAGTGGTTGATTATTTGATCAAAGGAAAAAATGCAAGTTCGACACAACTAAGAGAGAAGGTGCAGGAAATAGTACAGGGCTACCCTAAAGTTACGGGGTCATCAGCTCAACAAGTTTACCTTTCATCCGATGCGAATAAGACACTGATAGAGGCTGAGAAACAAATGAAGGCATTGGGGGATGAGTTTGTGACTATTGAGCATTTGTTATTGGCAATGCTAAAAGGTAGTGATAAGGTATCTTCGATGCTCAAAGAGCAAGGTTTTAACGAACAGGATTTAATCAAGTCAATTAATGAACTGCGAGGAGGAAAAAAAGTGACGGATCAAAACGCTGAATCAAAATACAAGTCTTTGGAGAGATACTCCCAGAATTTGAATGAACTTGCTAAAGCAGGAAAAATTGATCCTGTGATTGGTAGGGATGATGAAATAAGAAGGGTTCTTCAAATTTTATCTCGAAGAAGCAAAAACAACCCTATGCTAGTAGGTGAACCGGGAGTCGGGAAGACTGCCATTATTGAAGGAATGGCTCGAAGAATAGTCGCTGGGGATGTCCCTGAAAACTTGAAGGACAAAGTGATCATAGCTTTGGATATGGGTTTGCTAGTGGCTGGAGCAAAATATAAAGGAGAGTTTGAGGAGAGGCTAAAAGCGGTGATTCAAGAAGTGAAGGACTCCGATGGGCAGATTATATTGTTTATTGACGAGATCCATACTTTAGTAGGAGCTGGTAGCGGGGGTGAAGGAGCTATGGACGCTGCAAATTTATTGAAACCAGCTTTGGCTAGAGGTGAATTGAGATGCATAGGAGCCACAACTCTTAAAGAGTATCAAAAGTACATTGAAAAAGACAAAGCACTGGAAAGAAGGTTCCAAACAGTAACAGTGGATGAACCAAGCGTTGAAGACGCTATTTCGATTTTAAGAGGGATTAAAGATAAATATGAACTTCACCATGGAATACAGATTAAAGACGATGCTATCATAGCTTCAGTGGAATTGTCGAATAGATATATATCTGATAGGTACCTTCCGGATAAAGCGATTGATTTGATGGATGAGGCGGCTTCCAAACTGAGGATCGAGATAGACTCAATGCCTGAGGAACTTGATGAGCTTCAGAGAAAGATCATGCAGATCGAGATTGAGCGAGAAGCGATTCGTAGAGAGAAGAATAAAGATAAAGAATCTCAGCTCAATAAAGTGTTAGCGGAACTTAATGACAAGAAAAATGAGCTTTATGCCAAATGGAAACAGGAAAAAGATATCATCGAAAATATTCAAAAACTCAAAGAGGACATTGATCATTACAAATTGGAAGCAGAGCAAGCTGAAAGGTCGGGAGATTATGGTAAGGTCGCTGAGTTGAGATATGGCAAGATCGCTAAATCAGAGGAAGAGCTTGAAAAACTCAAGGTTGAGAGTCAAGAGCTCGATAAGGATCGTGCTTTATTGAAAGAAGTGGTCGGCAGTGAAGATATCGCGGAAGTTGTAGCGAAATGGACTGGAATACCTGTTTCTAAAATGCTGGCTAGTGATAAGGAAAAATTACTTCATTTAGAAGAAGAGTTAGGCAAAAGGGTCGCGGGACAGACAGAGGCTATTACAGCTGTCTCTGACGCAGTAAGAAGGAGCCGAGCGGGCATGCAGGATCCTAAGCGCCCAATTGGCTCATTTCTTTTCATGGGAACAACTGGAGTGGGAAAAACGGAATTAGCGAAGGCATTAGCAGACTATTTGTTCAACGATGAGAATGCCATGGTGAGAATTGATATGTCCGAATACCAAGAAAGACATGCTGTGAGTAGGTTGGTGGGAGCACCTCCGGGATATGTCGGTTATGATGAAGGAGGCCAATTAACGGAAGCAGTCAGAAGAAAACCCTATTCGGTGATTTTGCTTGATGAAATTGAAAAAGCGCATCCTGATGTATTTAATATTCTATTACAAGTTTTGGATGATGGAAGGTTGACTGATAATAAAGGTAGAGTCGCTAATTTCAAGAACACTATTATTATCATGACGACTAACATGGGAGCTAGTGCTATTCAAACAAACTTTGAGCTTTTGACTGATGAAAATGAAGAGGAAATTGTTGAAAAAACTAAGGTAGAAGTGCTTGACTTGTTGAAAAAACAGGTTCGTCCGGAGTTTTTAAATAGAATAGATGAAACTATCGTATTCAGGCCTTTGTCAAGAGAGGATATTCGAAAGATTGTCGGTATTCAATTGGAGATTGTAAAAACTAGACTTGCTGAAAATAAAGTGCAAATAGAGTTTACAGATAAGGCGTTGGATTTTCTAGCGGATAAAGGCTTTGATCCGCAATTTGGAGCTCGACCACTTAAGCGAGTAATTCAAAAATTGATTCTTAACGAATTATCGAAAGAGATACTTTCTGAAAAAGTAAAAGGCAATGATGTTATCAATGTGGATGTCGCCGAGAATGGTGAAATAATGTTTAGTAACTTGGATATCCCTTCATGA
- a CDS encoding T9SS type A sorting domain-containing protein, with protein MRRKLQFLLAYMAVVMSLFSTNVAEANIAETENYKVPISVSSGFTASSPDVGEDIDISISNYNTNDVLPVGENVQFVLSVDDDQQVYSNLESIDWVAETEGGVEISSEDASNIAKFTVNFANDGIYKIKARMNLSADLSRTKVTSIDKELTVTVGVILADEANQGNINIAASDANNVDLNKEITFGIETDPVSTKSVISTYDWSIDEIQGVTSSTEKLNYTFDTPGEYTVRVTITGDNAENTAELTYTVIVGSQSKEDQTITFNAIADQIVGNVVDLSGVVATSGLDVAFAVSPSSAGTINGTDLTINETGSITVTASQSGDDSYNAATDVEQTFMAYPSLQIANNDNEIFIESNEGNQVEVGTTVVFTLGREDDQLIATVAPTYDWSVDNLSDESQAEKLVVEFDTEGVYVITLDLAGQPNGTNTTSLTYTITVGSPAKEDQTITFDAIADQIVGNVVDLSGVVATSGLDVAFTVSPSSAGTINGTDLTINEAGSITVTASQSGNDSYNEATDVEQTFMAYPSLQIANDNNEIYIESDKGNQVDAGTTVTFTLGRNDDQLIATVAPTYDWSVDKLADASQNDKLVVDFDTEGVYVITLDLAGEPNGTNITSLTYTITVGSPAKEDQTITFDAIADQIVGNVVDLSGVVATSGLDVAFTVSPSSAGTINGTDLTINEAGSITVTASQSGNDSYNAATDVEQTFMAYPSLQIANDNNEIYIESDKGNQVDVGTTVVFTLGRDDDQLIATVNPTYDWSVDKLADASQNDKLVVDFDTEGIYVITLDLAGEPNATNTTSLTYTITVGSPAKEDQTITFDAIADQIVGNVVDLSGVVATSGLDVTFTVSPSSAATINGTDLTINEAGSITVTASQSGNDSYNAATDVEQTFMAYPSLQIANDNNEIYIESDKGNQVDVGTTVVFTLGRDDDQLIATVAPTYDWSVDKLADASQNDKLVVDFDTEGVYVITLDLAGEPNGANTTSLTYTITVGSAEKEDQVLTFTEIVTMTVGDTETLEVSSDKGLTDFTFTMDPAGLATITGNSITADAAGTLRVTANQAGDDNTNPATASIEIKIYDQIDDSDITVTIPDVINEGDDDATIVVDVTDEVDDVTDITVKITDEDGNTTTITVDQPFDFPTSVTIPTDVTDNPGDITIVVEVTGNDDETITKTVDTTVVPTLTEDDITVNIDPSTVVEDTDFTLTSTVSVDVVVETTTWIIKDSEGTSIATSSDTPWTVIGGVDIPGDYTVEVTVVTEDGQTVTKITDLTVNPKAKEDQTVTLTISDVELIKVVGEELEYTAISDAADQTDIDVVLEIASSNPAGVASIAQDGTVTFNEEGTVTFKATEDGSDMYNSAESDEITVTVVPHIAPYGEITFADADQDGEIELNEKVTFTFTNEDVIDAILSGEYSWWVEKDGQQVPGDDKVSSLDKLPTNGFDEYGTYTVYVTTYAQPSTSLDGTRNVHTYEFTFTIADPGKQDVVSLTLDIDNPTEMYVGQVITLTSTIDPAILSDDVEYAASDVNSNALVSIAGDQLTAVAEGTADVQAQLRGHADYNDVTSETKQIVIYPMISEDNGDISLDIPAEKIAETDFQIEVILSNEVKNVTSRTWTITQDGTEVISGTDFPIDLNLPAGTYTVTATVEANAGQTISVSEDFDVTKLTQEIIALDSHDKMVGDDDFNLEATTNPDVVVTGSTITYLSNDENIVTVDDLGNVTIVGVGSTTITVTASETDMYESATKEITINVTTDGTKEPQVITISDLDLTMTVGDVEDIFTVLSDKGLTDFTYELDVDGIVALDEAKPSITAVAKGTVVLTVSEPGNDEVEAGTASVTIKVYNTIDDSDITVTVPDVITEGDDDATVVIDATDDVEDVTEITVTITDEDGNTTVITVDEPFDFPVTVTIPTDVTDNPGDVTIVVDVTGNDDTTVTKTVDTTIYPELTDDEITIVTDPEVVVEDTEFDATVVISDSEVEIDEDATSWTITDDATQTVVATGTGVTWTDVVLDDAGVYDITVTVTTVDGQTVSTTKTINVEVFGQLTDKKVRIVTDKDPEPVVVGDEVTFSVEILTDDINSDEITVNNWNVTDNYGNDLGIMSDDATLTHTFDEEGVVIVWADVTKESTTVRIFRAINIGGDAVVVEPLILDIKGNESTAVSVNEKFSAVWVSIPEAIDVQDITLEWVVKDENNNQVGDTFVSQVTRDAASLDFETAFDMVGVYTIYLTAKNPEGEVSNVQVHRVEVFEKIENAEFNLTVFGSDFAVGGDIDSQVEIMTDLANVTDIKWEIFQDGDSYIASQESIENAVEDFTFAPLEKGVYEVRATIFGHGNSEPVVLSEIIEVMKDGNGSSDRLPIADIKIGESDELSYVKRGSTVDFLNNSVGTYDEVKWTVTVEGEEVYTSDDMESIDYTFEENGFVQVVLEIFSETIPDNERRIDVVNFIVNETGTSTGGNGTNLIVVFGKYEGDVKTGVDTRFGMSSTSKPKTVTWVITDVDGEVIKEEQQLSDEQGSLNGNDLVHKFDSVGTYIVNVRVTFDGVAGEFSAIEPWVVQVDQGIVGIEDVITSNNISVYPVPSFGNLTVQIDRADADAEVAIEVYDVQSRLVYSNNASIFELAEGKDLDLNGLEAGVYIVRVSAGSNVASKRIVLKK; from the coding sequence ATGCGTAGAAAACTACAATTCTTATTGGCTTATATGGCAGTTGTAATGTCCTTATTTTCGACTAATGTAGCGGAAGCTAATATTGCGGAAACGGAAAATTATAAAGTGCCTATATCAGTCAGTTCAGGCTTTACCGCTTCATCGCCAGATGTTGGGGAGGATATTGATATTTCGATATCCAATTATAACACGAATGATGTACTTCCAGTAGGAGAAAATGTTCAATTTGTACTGTCAGTGGATGATGATCAACAGGTCTATTCTAATTTAGAAAGTATTGATTGGGTAGCTGAAACAGAAGGTGGAGTGGAAATCTCATCGGAAGATGCTTCAAACATCGCCAAGTTTACAGTTAATTTCGCAAATGACGGAATTTACAAGATTAAGGCGAGAATGAACTTGAGTGCCGACCTGTCAAGAACTAAAGTCACATCGATTGACAAAGAACTGACTGTTACAGTTGGAGTGATATTGGCGGATGAGGCTAATCAAGGGAACATCAACATTGCGGCTTCAGATGCAAATAATGTTGATTTGAATAAAGAAATTACGTTTGGTATTGAGACAGACCCTGTTTCTACTAAGAGTGTCATTTCTACTTATGATTGGAGTATTGATGAAATACAAGGAGTTACTTCATCAACTGAGAAATTGAATTATACGTTTGATACTCCAGGAGAGTATACGGTAAGGGTTACTATCACAGGAGATAATGCTGAAAATACAGCAGAATTAACTTATACTGTAATTGTAGGTTCACAATCAAAAGAAGATCAAACTATCACATTTAATGCTATTGCGGATCAAATTGTTGGAAATGTAGTTGATTTGAGCGGAGTAGTTGCTACATCAGGTTTAGACGTAGCATTTGCAGTTTCTCCTTCTTCTGCAGGAACAATCAATGGAACTGATTTAACAATAAATGAAACGGGTTCTATTACTGTTACGGCTTCTCAATCAGGAGATGATTCATATAACGCAGCTACAGATGTTGAACAAACATTCATGGCTTACCCATCTTTGCAAATCGCAAATAATGATAATGAGATTTTTATAGAATCGAATGAAGGAAATCAAGTGGAAGTAGGTACTACAGTTGTATTTACGCTAGGAAGAGAAGATGATCAATTAATTGCTACTGTTGCTCCAACATATGATTGGTCTGTGGATAATTTATCGGATGAGTCTCAAGCAGAAAAGTTGGTTGTAGAATTTGATACTGAAGGAGTATATGTGATTACTTTGGATTTAGCGGGTCAGCCAAATGGTACTAATACAACGTCATTGACTTACACGATCACAGTAGGATCGCCAGCAAAAGAAGATCAAACAATTACATTTGATGCAATCGCAGATCAAATTGTTGGCAATGTAGTTGATTTGAGCGGGGTAGTTGCTACATCAGGCTTGGATGTTGCGTTTACAGTTTCTCCTTCTTCTGCAGGAACAATAAATGGAACTGATTTAACAATAAATGAAGCTGGTTCTATTACTGTTACGGCTTCTCAGTCAGGAAATGATTCGTATAACGAAGCTACAGATGTTGAACAAACATTCATGGCTTACCCATCATTGCAGATCGCTAATGATAATAATGAGATTTATATAGAATCAGATAAGGGCAATCAAGTTGACGCAGGTACAACAGTTACATTTACGCTAGGTCGAAATGATGACCAATTAATTGCGACTGTTGCTCCAACATATGACTGGTCAGTAGATAAATTGGCAGACGCGTCTCAAAATGATAAATTGGTTGTCGATTTTGACACTGAAGGGGTATATGTGATTACTTTGGATTTAGCAGGTGAGCCAAATGGTACTAATATAACGTCATTGACTTACACAATTACTGTAGGTTCTCCAGCAAAAGAAGATCAAACAATTACATTTGATGCAATCGCAGATCAAATTGTTGGTAATGTAGTTGATTTGAGCGGAGTAGTTGCTACATCAGGCTTGGATGTTGCGTTTACAGTTTCTCCTTCTTCTGCAGGAACAATAAATGGAACTGATTTAACAATAAATGAAGCTGGTTCTATTACTGTTACAGCTTCTCAGTCAGGAAATGATTCGTATAACGCGGCTACAGATGTTGAGCAAACATTCATGGCTTACCCATCATTGCAGATCGCTAATGATAATAATGAGATTTATATAGAATCAGATAAGGGTAATCAAGTTGACGTTGGCACTACAGTAGTATTTACATTAGGAAGAGACGATGATCAATTGATAGCAACCGTTAATCCAACATATGATTGGTCAGTAGATAAATTGGCAGACGCGTCTCAAAATGACAAATTGGTTGTCGATTTTGATACTGAAGGGATCTATGTGATTACTTTGGATTTAGCAGGTGAGCCAAATGCAACTAATACAACATCGTTAACTTACACAATTACTGTAGGTTCTCCAGCAAAAGAAGATCAAACTATTACATTTGATGCAATCGCAGATCAAATTGTTGGTAATGTAGTTGATTTGAGCGGAGTAGTTGCTACATCAGGCTTGGATGTTACGTTTACAGTTTCACCATCTTCTGCAGCAACAATTAACGGAACTGATTTAACAATAAATGAAGCTGGTTCTATAACTGTTACTGCTTCTCAGTCAGGAAATGATTCGTATAACGCAGCTACAGATGTTGAGCAAACATTCATGGCTTACCCATCATTGCAGATCGCTAATGATAATAATGAGATTTATATAGAATCAGATAAAGGTAATCAAGTTGACGTTGGCACTACAGTAGTATTTACACTTGGAAGAGATGATGATCAGTTGATCGCAACGGTTGCTCCAACATATGATTGGTCAGTGGATAAGTTGGCCGACGCTTCTCAAAATGATAAATTGGTTGTCGATTTTGATACTGAAGGAGTATATGTGATTACTTTGGATTTAGCAGGTGAACCAAATGGTGCTAATACAACATCACTAACTTACACAATTACTGTAGGTTCTGCTGAAAAAGAAGATCAAGTTCTTACATTCACAGAAATAGTAACGATGACTGTTGGAGATACTGAGACATTGGAAGTATCAAGTGACAAGGGATTGACAGATTTCACTTTTACGATGGATCCAGCAGGTTTGGCTACAATTACTGGAAACAGTATAACTGCTGATGCTGCGGGTACATTGAGAGTAACAGCTAATCAGGCTGGTGATGATAATACTAATCCGGCAACAGCTAGCATTGAAATTAAGATTTATGATCAAATTGATGATAGTGACATAACGGTTACTATTCCAGATGTGATTAACGAAGGTGATGATGATGCTACAATCGTTGTTGATGTAACGGATGAAGTTGATGATGTAACTGATATTACAGTTAAAATTACGGATGAGGATGGCAATACAACTACAATTACTGTGGATCAGCCATTTGATTTCCCTACTTCTGTTACAATTCCTACAGACGTTACTGATAATCCTGGAGACATTACAATTGTCGTTGAAGTTACAGGTAATGATGATGAAACAATCACAAAAACAGTTGATACGACTGTTGTTCCGACTTTAACAGAAGATGATATTACGGTTAATATAGATCCGTCAACAGTTGTTGAAGATACAGATTTCACGTTGACATCTACAGTTTCTGTTGATGTTGTAGTTGAGACAACAACTTGGATAATCAAAGATTCAGAGGGAACAAGCATTGCGACTAGTTCTGATACACCATGGACAGTAATTGGAGGTGTTGATATTCCTGGAGATTATACAGTTGAAGTAACTGTTGTTACTGAAGATGGACAAACAGTTACTAAGATTACTGATTTAACTGTTAATCCTAAGGCTAAAGAGGATCAAACAGTAACTTTGACAATTTCAGATGTTGAATTGATTAAAGTAGTAGGAGAAGAGTTGGAATATACAGCTATTTCTGATGCGGCTGATCAAACGGATATTGACGTTGTTTTGGAAATTGCAAGCTCTAATCCTGCGGGTGTTGCTTCAATAGCGCAAGATGGAACAGTGACATTCAATGAAGAAGGTACTGTGACATTCAAAGCTACTGAAGATGGAAGCGATATGTACAATTCAGCTGAGTCAGACGAGATTACAGTAACAGTTGTACCTCATATTGCTCCTTATGGAGAAATTACATTTGCTGATGCAGATCAAGATGGAGAAATTGAATTGAATGAAAAAGTAACTTTTACATTCACGAATGAGGATGTGATTGATGCGATTTTGTCAGGTGAGTATTCTTGGTGGGTAGAAAAAGATGGACAGCAAGTTCCTGGTGATGATAAAGTTTCTTCTTTGGATAAATTGCCAACGAATGGATTTGATGAATATGGTACATATACTGTATATGTAACTACTTATGCTCAACCATCGACTTCGTTAGATGGAACTAGAAACGTTCATACTTATGAGTTTACATTCACAATCGCTGACCCAGGAAAGCAAGATGTAGTTTCGTTGACATTGGATATCGATAATCCAACAGAAATGTATGTTGGGCAAGTTATTACTCTAACTTCAACTATAGATCCTGCAATTTTGTCAGATGATGTAGAGTATGCAGCTTCAGATGTAAACTCAAATGCATTAGTTTCTATTGCTGGTGATCAATTAACAGCTGTTGCTGAAGGTACTGCTGATGTTCAAGCGCAATTAAGAGGTCACGCAGATTATAATGATGTAACTTCTGAAACTAAGCAAATTGTAATTTATCCTATGATCTCTGAAGATAATGGAGATATTTCATTGGATATTCCAGCGGAAAAAATTGCTGAAACAGATTTCCAAATTGAAGTGATTCTAAGTAATGAAGTTAAAAATGTAACTAGCAGAACTTGGACAATTACTCAAGACGGTACTGAAGTAATCTCTGGAACAGATTTCCCTATTGACTTGAATTTGCCAGCGGGAACTTATACAGTAACTGCTACAGTTGAAGCTAATGCAGGGCAAACAATTTCTGTATCTGAAGATTTTGATGTTACGAAATTAACGCAAGAGATAATCGCTCTTGATTCTCATGATAAGATGGTAGGCGATGATGATTTTAACCTAGAAGCGACGACTAATCCTGATGTTGTTGTTACTGGTAGTACGATTACTTACTTGTCAAATGATGAGAATATAGTGACAGTGGATGATTTAGGAAATGTTACAATTGTTGGAGTTGGTTCAACAACTATAACGGTAACGGCTTCTGAAACTGATATGTACGAGTCAGCAACAAAAGAAATCACTATTAATGTGACAACTGATGGAACGAAAGAGCCTCAGGTTATTACTATAAGTGATTTGGACTTGACAATGACTGTTGGCGATGTTGAAGATATCTTCACTGTTTTGTCTGACAAAGGACTAACGGATTTTACTTATGAATTAGATGTTGATGGCATTGTTGCTTTGGATGAAGCTAAGCCTAGTATTACAGCAGTAGCTAAAGGTACAGTGGTCTTGACTGTGTCAGAGCCAGGTAATGATGAAGTTGAGGCAGGTACTGCTAGCGTGACAATTAAAGTGTACAACACTATTGATGATAGCGATATTACAGTTACTGTTCCTGATGTTATTACTGAAGGTGATGATGATGCAACTGTTGTTATAGACGCTACGGATGATGTAGAAGATGTAACTGAGATTACTGTTACAATTACGGATGAAGATGGAAACACTACAGTAATTACTGTAGATGAGCCATTTGACTTCCCTGTTACGGTTACAATCCCAACTGATGTGACAGATAATCCAGGAGATGTGACGATTGTGGTTGATGTTACAGGAAACGATGATACTACAGTAACTAAGACGGTTGATACGACTATTTATCCTGAGTTGACAGATGATGAAATAACTATTGTAACTGATCCTGAAGTAGTAGTTGAAGATACTGAGTTTGATGCTACAGTTGTAATTTCTGACTCAGAAGTTGAAATTGATGAAGATGCAACTTCTTGGACAATTACTGACGATGCTACTCAAACTGTAGTTGCTACAGGAACAGGTGTAACTTGGACAGATGTTGTTTTGGACGATGCTGGTGTGTATGATATTACAGTAACAGTAACTACTGTTGATGGACAGACTGTTTCGACGACTAAGACGATAAATGTTGAGGTGTTTGGTCAATTGACAGACAAGAAAGTTCGTATTGTAACTGATAAAGACCCTGAGCCAGTTGTAGTAGGTGATGAAGTGACATTCTCTGTAGAGATTCTTACAGATGATATTAATTCTGATGAGATCACAGTTAATAACTGGAATGTTACTGACAACTATGGAAATGATCTTGGAATCATGTCTGATGATGCAACATTGACACATACTTTTGATGAAGAAGGTGTTGTGATCGTATGGGCTGATGTGACTAAAGAATCAACGACAGTAAGAATCTTTAGAGCAATCAATATTGGTGGCGATGCTGTTGTCGTTGAGCCTTTGATTTTGGATATTAAAGGAAATGAGTCAACAGCTGTTTCAGTAAATGAGAAATTCTCTGCTGTTTGGGTTAGCATACCTGAAGCTATAGATGTTCAGGATATAACTCTTGAGTGGGTAGTTAAAGATGAGAATAACAATCAAGTAGGAGACACATTTGTTTCGCAAGTAACTAGAGATGCAGCTTCATTGGATTTTGAGACAGCTTTCGATATGGTTGGTGTTTACACTATTTATTTGACTGCTAAGAATCCTGAAGGAGAAGTTTCGAATGTACAGGTTCATAGAGTAGAAGTGTTTGAGAAAATCGAAAACGCTGAATTTAACTTGACTGTATTCGGATCTGATTTCGCTGTAGGAGGTGATATTGATTCTCAAGTTGAAATCATGACAGATCTAGCTAATGTTACTGATATCAAGTGGGAAATTTTCCAAGATGGTGATAGCTATATAGCTTCTCAAGAAAGTATTGAGAATGCCGTTGAGGATTTCACTTTTGCTCCATTGGAAAAAGGTGTTTACGAAGTTAGAGCTACAATCTTTGGTCACGGAAATTCTGAGCCGGTTGTTCTTTCTGAAATTATTGAAGTAATGAAGGATGGAAATGGATCGAGTGATAGATTGCCAATCGCTGATATTAAGATTGGAGAATCTGATGAGCTTTCTTATGTGAAGAGAGGTTCAACAGTTGACTTTTTGAATAATTCTGTTGGTACTTATGATGAAGTGAAATGGACAGTTACAGTTGAAGGAGAAGAAGTATACACTAGCGATGATATGGAGTCAATTGATTACACATTCGAAGAGAATGGCTTCGTTCAGGTTGTACTTGAGATCTTTAGTGAGACAATTCCTGATAACGAAAGAAGAATTGACGTGGTTAACTTCATTGTTAATGAGACAGGAACATCTACAGGTGGTAATGGAACTAATTTGATTGTAGTTTTTGGAAAATATGAGGGAGATGTGAAAACTGGTGTAGACACTAGATTCGGTATGTCATCAACTTCAAAACCAAAAACAGTTACATGGGTGATTACTGATGTTGACGGTGAGGTTATCAAAGAAGAGCAACAGTTGTCAGATGAGCAAGGATCATTGAATGGAAATGACTTGGTTCATAAGTTTGATTCAGTTGGTACTTATATTGTCAATGTGAGGGTTACATTTGATGGAGTTGCTGGTGAATTCTCTGCGATAGAGCCATGGGTAGTTCAGGTTGATCAAGGTATTGTTGGTATCGAAGATGTGATTACTTCAAATAACATCAGTGTTTATCCAGTGCCTTCTTTCGGTAACTTGACTGTTCAGATTGATAGAGCTGATGCTGACGCAGAAGTTGCTATTGAAGTATATGATGTACAATCAAGACTTGTTTATTCAAATAATGCTTCAATTTTCGAATTGGCAGAAGGCAAAGATCTTGACTTGAATGGATTGGAAGCTGGTGTTTATATTGTTAGAGTAAGCGCAGGTTCGAACGTGGCAAGCAAGCGAATTGTATTGAAGAAATAA